From the Planctomycetia bacterium genome, the window GACGAGTCGTACTTGTTATGAGTCTGATAGAAGATGAGCACGCCGGCGAGCGACAGGACGCACATCAAGCAATAGGTCAGGCGTCGGCCGAGCCAGTCGCCGCACATCGCCGCGGCGATCGTGCCGACGATCGCGCCGAGCGAGAGCGAGATCAAGGTCCATTCGCGCGGATGCGAGGCCGAGAGAACCGGATCGGCCTGCGTGAGCTGACCGGCCCAGGTCGAGGCCCATTGCGTCGAGCCCCAAGTTCCCAAAAGGGCGACGCCGCTGATGCAGGCCCCGAGGAGCATTTTGCGAATCGTCGGCCAAGGGCTCGTCGGTGCGTCTGCGCGGCCGTCGGCGACCGTGCGCTGGAGATAGCGGAATACCGGATAGGTGTAACCCAGCACGGCAATCGCGAGCCCGACGACGGTGCCGCCGATGCGGATCGCGGTGATGGATTCCGGCGGCAGCGATTTCGAGGCCCACACGTAGACGATCAAGCACGGCCCAAGCGCGCCGACGAAAACGCCTAAGAGATCGATGGTCGCCCAGTTCGACGTGTTCCCTTTCCCCTGCTCCGCTTCCCACTTGTGCGACTCGGGAACGAAGATTCGAAAGAAGAACGTGAGCAGAGCGGGCAACGTGCCCGAGATCATCATCAGCCGCCAGCCTTTATTGGCGACGAGCATATTCACCGTCGCTTCGGACAGACCGATGTCGGTGAGTAAGACTTGGAACTCAGCTAGGATGCTGTTGAGCCCGATGCCGATCACACCGACGAGCAAGTAACCGCAGTTGGCCGCCGCGCCGATGAGTCCGGCCATCAAGGCGCGCGAACGATTCGGCCAAACTTCCATCACAAGCGCAACGCCGAGCGCCCATTCGCCTCCCATACCGAGCGAAGCGACGAAGCGCAGCGCGCCAAGCTGCTCGGGCGTTTGAGCGAAGCCGCAAAGGCCGGTGAAGATGGCATACGTGAGCACGCTGAGGCTCATCGCGCGGACGCGGCCGATTCGATCGCCGAGCCAGCCGAAGAGGACGCCGCCGGTTGCCGCGCCGACCAAGAACACGGCGATGATGACGCCGAAGAGAAAGCCGATCTCCCCTTCTTGCACGGGCGTCGGCTGACCGACGATGCCGAGCATATCTTGCACGGCGGAACGCCCGACGAGCGAGAAGACACCCATCTCGGCGCCGTCGAACAACCAACCCAAGAGCGCGGCGGCGAGGGCCATCCAAGCGCCGCGCGCGGTATGCGCCGCAGCTGGTTCAACGACCGGCACCTGAGAGGGAGCGGGCTTCCGAGTGTCGAGCGCCATGGCGAATTTCCTTGAACTCGATCACCGACCGCAGACGAAATCACTTGGGCGAACGTCGTCGCCGCATTCGACGCAGCGAACTACTCGTCGAACTCCCCTTCCTTCGGCTCCGGCAACCAGAACGAAGCGATGTAGTTGACGACGTAGACCGTCAACGCCACGCCGGCCGCGACGTAGGCGGTCATGTGCGCGACCGCGATCGGATTCGGCGGGCTGCCGTTCGGACCAGGGGCGACGAGCATCGCGGCGAGCGTCGTCGTCACGGCGGCGAAGCTCGTGCCGATGAGTCGACCACCCATGTTCGCGGCGAAGCTTTCGCCCGTACCCCGGAGATGCACCGGATAGACGCGCGGCAAGTAGTTGCCCCAAAAGCTGAACTGCCCGACGGTGAGCAAGCCGGCGATGAAGATGCCGATGTGCAGATAGTTCAAGCTCGTCGTGCCGGCGTAAGCGAAGATGATCGGCATGGCGATGATGCCCGGAATGAGGAACACGCGTAGCAATTTACGTCGGCTGGTAATGAAGAGCGCCAAGCCCGCCAAGGCGAAGCGGCCGAAGAGCCCGCCGAATTCTTGAATCTTCGTAGCATGCGAAGCGGCGGATTGTTCGATCGGATTGGAGATCTTCTTCGTCGCTCCGATGACGGCCCTCTTGATTTCATCGTCTCGTTTGATTTTTTCTTCCGGCGATAGTTCCGCTTCGCTTTTATATTTCGCCCTGATTTCGGCGATGAGAGCTTTCTTCTTCTCTTCCGGGAAGTCCTTCTCTACCGCGGCTTTGACCTTTTCTTGCACTTCCGGAATGCCGGGGATGATCTGCGGAAGTTGCTGAATCGCACCGAACGCGGCTGCGAAGCTGCAGGTGAACATGAGCGTCGTGATCAGCGTGGTCCGCTTGAGTTGCGGCGAGAAGAGTTCGGCGATGCTCGGGCGGCGCATCGTGCCGGCTTCGCGCTTCCGCTTCCACGACGGCGACTCCGGCAAGAACGGCCGAATGAGAATCAGCGGAATCGCGGGAATCAAGCCCGACATGAGCGTATAGCGCCAGGGGGCATGCGAATCTTTGATTTGCCCGAGCGTGCCCGTCAGGAATTCGGGAAGCTGAATCGCGGGCAATTGCATCGCCGGAAACTTGATGCCGAAGAGAAAGTCGTACTGCGTGTTGACGGCCCAAGCGACGGCGAGCCCGTTGGCGACGGCGACGAGCAAGCCGCCGATCGAGGAGAACGCTTGCGTGAAGCCGAGGACCTTTTCCCGCTGGTGCGGGTCTTCGAACAACTCGGCCAACCAAGCCACGGCGGCGACGAACTCCACGCAGACGCCGATGAAGACCAAACAGCGGAAGAACAACAGCATATACAAGCTGGTCGAAAAGCCGGCGGCGAACGCCGCGAAGGCATACAGCAAGATGCTCCAAGTGAGCACGGCGCGGCGACCGAGGCGATCGGTAAGATAGCCGCCGAGCAGACCGAAGATCCCTCCCGCGACGGCCGGAACATAAAACAGCAAGCCGATCCACTTCGTAAACGCCGGCGAACCGGGCTGGATGTTGCCGAGTTCCATCAGCGCCGGTCGTGCGATGAGCGGCAACATCAGGAGTTCGTAGATGTCGAAGGCAAAGCCGATCGCCGCGATCGTGCAGATGAGCCACTGGGTGCTAGTCAGGCGCGACGCGCCGCCGGCGGGAGCTTGAGACATGGCGGGTAGTTCGAAGGAGGAAGAGGAACGGACAGGTGGGGATTCGTCGGAAGGCGAAGCACTATGCTAATGCAACCCTGGGCGCGCCACAAGCGATCGAGGCGGCACGAAACAGCGAGATTCGCGGCCTGCGAGACAACGCCGGCGAAGCCATGCGGGCGCACGAACACGAGCAGAGAAGCACCCCAACCGATGCCGACATTCGATTGCGATTTCACGAACCCATCCGATCCGGAAACGACGGGAAACGGTTGTCTCTTCGGGGGAGAGTCCTCTATACTAATGCGACTCGTCCAGGCGGATTTGCCCAGGAGCGGTGCGCATGTTGGTTTTATCGCGAAAAATCGGCCAAACGCTGATGATCGCCGAAGGGGTCATGGTGACCGTTTCGGAGATCGGGCCGGATTACGTGCGCCTCACCGTCGCCGCGCCCAACGAAGCCGAACTGCGTCGCCGCTATCCGCAGTCGCAAGAAGTACCCGGCGATGAAGAGACGTGGCACAATCGGCCCGTCGTCGTGACCCTATCGCTCCACCATGCGGCCTTGCTCGATCGGTTGCGGCGACAGATGAATGCCGACGAAGAAGGCCAAGCTCCGACGCGCGACGACGCGCTCGGCGCGATTCTGGAAACGGTCGCCGAGAACGACGAGTTCCCCATCCCGGGCCTGACCGTTAGGCAAGACGGGATTCGCTAGAAACCGTTAACCCTTATCTCCCATGGGAGCAGGGCTCGGGATCACTTCAAGTTCGAGGCCGGGGTCGGTTGCGCTGCGGTGTTGACCGGCGCGGCGAACTGCAATGTCGATATGATCTCTTCGTCGGCGCCGGCCATGCGCTCGAGCATCGGTTGCTCGCAAGTGAATGCGAAAACCGTTTGCCGCCCGTGCGCGTCTTGCACGAGGTAGTAGATCCAAGTGATCGCCAGTTCTTCGACTTCGCCGGTCGCTTCGGCTCGGAAGACGGTGTGGCCGAGCGAGTTTTCCGCTTCGGTGACTTGCGTGAACTGGCCGAAATGCTTATCGAGCGAGCGACGGACATCGGCTTGAAACTGCGCGAGGGTCGGCCGACGGGTCGCGTCGGGAAGCACGACCGACGTGACGTTGCACTGCGCGACGAGCTCGCCCCGATCGACCATGCGCAGCGATAAGACATTGGCCCGATCGGCCATGACATGCCAGCGACGATCGTGATCGAACGCAAACAGCTTATCGCTTGAAGAGTAGCGAATGCGGAGAGCATCGGCGGTCGGGCCCGCGACGACCTCCTCGAGATTGTCGTTGTTCAAAGCTTCGGGCTCGGTCGTCGGAGCGATGACCATCTGCAAGCGCGATTGCACTTCGAGGCCGGGCTCGACGTGGCCGATCGAACGCTTCTCTTTCATCAACACCGCGAGCCAAGTGACGCGCTTCTGCGCGCGGTCGAATTTATAACGTCCCGTGATCTCGATTTCGGTCGCGACTCCGTCGATCGCCCCTTGCACGACTCCTTTGAGTTCGATGCGGGCCGACGTGTCGTCGATCTCGGTGAGTACGCTGGCGACCGTTGTTTGGCTGACGGCGTCGAGGTTCAATAGGCCGGCGATGAAGCGGTCGGTATGCGTCCAAGCATCGCCGACCGCGACTTCCTTACTCGGCAGCAATTGCTCGACGAGCAAGCTATTGAACGGGATTTGCACGAGGTCGAGTTCGTCGGCCGTCAGAGGCGCCAGCGGGCAGAGCATCTCGGGCTGCGCGTCGGTCGTGCGGATGAGAAACAGTTTGCGCGCGTCGTCGAGCTTCGCTTCCGTCGTCAATTTGTCGACGACGTACTTCGCTTCCGCCTGGCGATAGTTGCGGGCCGAGCGGCGGGCATCGGCTGTGTCGTCGAGCAGTTTTTCGTCGTAGGCAAAGCGAGCGACCACGGAGGTCGGGAGCGACTTGATTCCGCTCTTTTCCTTGAGCGTGAGGACTCCCCCGATTTCGAGCACCGCTTCGACTTTCGAAACGTCGGCCTTCGCGACGGAGCCGATGAGCTCGATGGATGCCGGCGGCGCGGCTTGCGCTTGCGGTGCGTTGTGGAAACGGCAAACCACGGCGACCAGCAAGAGTCGCGTGAGGCTCGGCAACCAGTCTCTTAATGCGTTCGACATCGACGAAGCCCTTCGTCCGTGGCTATTCAGCGACCAGCCGTGCGCCAGGCTCGACCGGAGTAATCCCTATCGCGTAGTTTCGTCGCGGTGCGGCATCGGGATTGAGTCGATCATGAAATTCGTGCCGTTGGTCGCGATCGGGCTGTTTGGGTAAGCATCGAAAGAGGTTTAAGCGGTCGTGAAATGCAATCATCTAGAGGGGGCTCGCCGCGAGACATTTAAGTGCGGCATGCCTCTTGCTGGTTACTAGGGAATGAAACTTGAGGAAAACTCCGAACTTTTCCTGAACGGAGGACACTTTATTGCGTAGGACTAGGGTACGAACGACGCATACTTGTGTGAGGTGGCTCGCCTCAGACAAACCGCCTGCATCGGGTAGGCGGAGGGAAGGAAAATGACGAGGCGAAGAGTCTTTTGCGGCAAGGAATTTGGCAGCAAAGACGACTTCGATTAGCATACTGGCTCTGCCGGCAACGAGCTTGTCGGCAGGCTTAAGGGACAGACGACTCGATGGGCGGTGGGAGCCGCAGGGAACACCATCTGAGACTGAGAGGGAAGGTTCGTTCTCATGAACAATAGCTACATCAACCCGGGCCTGCGGCAACTTCGCGATCAGCAAGTTCGTTTCGCGCCCCGCGACAAGAAGCTTCAGCAAGCCGCTCGGGCTGAAAAGCTACTCGCCGAGCTTGTCTCCGGCCGGTCGTACAACTACGTCGACCTGTGCTACAAGATCACCGACTTCAAGCCGGAACAGTACCCGGACTTGAAGGTTTCGGCCGAGGAAGCTCGGCACGATCTCCGGCTGTTCGTCGAAGACGTTTCGGCTGCGGCCGAAGTGCCTGCCGACGACGCCGGCGAGAGCGTGATGACGATCGAAGAGCTGGCCGAGAAGTTCAACGTCTCCACGAAGACGATTCAGCGCTGGCGCGAGCAAGGGCTCGTGAGCCGCCGGTTCGTTTTCGATGGTCGGAAGCGCGTCGGCTTTCTCAAGAGCTCGATCGATCGTTTCGTCGCCGACAACGAAGATCGGATTGCGCGCGGCAGCCGCTTTAGCCAACTCACCGACGAAGAGCGCGAACTGATTATCCGCCGCGCACGCCGACTTGCGCAGCATGGCGCGGGCCCTGCCGAAGTAGCGCGACGCATGTCGCGCAAGACCGGTCGTAGCCCGGAGACGATTCGTTACACGCTCAAGGCGTTTGAGGAAGAGCATCCTGATTTAGCCATTTTTCCGGACAACGGCGGCCCGTTGTCGGATGGCGACAAGCAGAGCATCTACCAGCATTATCGCCGGGGCGAGTCGGTCGATGCGCTGTGCAAGCGCTATCGTCGAACGAAGACGAGCGTCTATCGGATCATCAACGAAGTGCGGGCCGAGAAGATCGGCGCGCTGCCGCTCGACTACATCGACAACGAGTTGTTCTCGAAGCCGTGGGCCGAGAAGCAGATCCTAGTCGCTCCGCCGGTCGTTGAGAGTTCGAGCAAGAAAGCGCGAGCCCCTGCTGGGCTGCCGCCGTACTTGGCCGCGCTCTACGACGAACCGTTGCTGACGCGCGAGCAAGAGCAGTATCTCTTCCGGAAGTTCAATTTCTTGAAGCATAAGGCTGCTAGGCTCCGCACCGGCTTGGATCCGACTCGGGCCAAGAGCAGCTTGATGGACGATGTCGAGAAGCTGTACGGCGAAGCGGTCGCTCTGAAAAACGGACTGATTCGCGCCAACCTACGGCTTGTCGTCTCGATCGCTAAGCGGCATGTCGGTCCGCATGAAAACTTCTTC encodes:
- a CDS encoding MFS transporter, with the translated sequence MALAAALLGWLFDGAEMGVFSLVGRSAVQDMLGIVGQPTPVQEGEIGFLFGVIIAVFLVGAATGGVLFGWLGDRIGRVRAMSLSVLTYAIFTGLCGFAQTPEQLGALRFVASLGMGGEWALGVALVMEVWPNRSRALMAGLIGAAANCGYLLVGVIGIGLNSILAEFQVLLTDIGLSEATVNMLVANKGWRLMMISGTLPALLTFFFRIFVPESHKWEAEQGKGNTSNWATIDLLGVFVGALGPCLIVYVWASKSLPPESITAIRIGGTVVGLAIAVLGYTYPVFRYLQRTVADGRADAPTSPWPTIRKMLLGACISGVALLGTWGSTQWASTWAGQLTQADPVLSASHPREWTLISLSLGAIVGTIAAAMCGDWLGRRLTYCLMCVLSLAGVLIFYQTHNKYDSSFLFWAFILGTTTASFYGWLPLYLPELFATKVRATGQGFAFNFGRILAAIGGLQISALLRLPFFADTETWAKVKGGYPVGCSWISVVYILGLAIIWLAPETKGKPLPE
- a CDS encoding MFS transporter; its protein translation is MSQAPAGGASRLTSTQWLICTIAAIGFAFDIYELLMLPLIARPALMELGNIQPGSPAFTKWIGLLFYVPAVAGGIFGLLGGYLTDRLGRRAVLTWSILLYAFAAFAAGFSTSLYMLLFFRCLVFIGVCVEFVAAVAWLAELFEDPHQREKVLGFTQAFSSIGGLLVAVANGLAVAWAVNTQYDFLFGIKFPAMQLPAIQLPEFLTGTLGQIKDSHAPWRYTLMSGLIPAIPLILIRPFLPESPSWKRKREAGTMRRPSIAELFSPQLKRTTLITTLMFTCSFAAAFGAIQQLPQIIPGIPEVQEKVKAAVEKDFPEEKKKALIAEIRAKYKSEAELSPEEKIKRDDEIKRAVIGATKKISNPIEQSAASHATKIQEFGGLFGRFALAGLALFITSRRKLLRVFLIPGIIAMPIIFAYAGTTSLNYLHIGIFIAGLLTVGQFSFWGNYLPRVYPVHLRGTGESFAANMGGRLIGTSFAAVTTTLAAMLVAPGPNGSPPNPIAVAHMTAYVAAGVALTVYVVNYIASFWLPEPKEGEFDE
- a CDS encoding carbon storage regulator, with amino-acid sequence MLVLSRKIGQTLMIAEGVMVTVSEIGPDYVRLTVAAPNEAELRRRYPQSQEVPGDEETWHNRPVVVTLSLHHAALLDRLRRQMNADEEGQAPTRDDALGAILETVAENDEFPIPGLTVRQDGIR
- a CDS encoding sigma-70 family RNA polymerase sigma factor; amino-acid sequence: MNNSYINPGLRQLRDQQVRFAPRDKKLQQAARAEKLLAELVSGRSYNYVDLCYKITDFKPEQYPDLKVSAEEARHDLRLFVEDVSAAAEVPADDAGESVMTIEELAEKFNVSTKTIQRWREQGLVSRRFVFDGRKRVGFLKSSIDRFVADNEDRIARGSRFSQLTDEERELIIRRARRLAQHGAGPAEVARRMSRKTGRSPETIRYTLKAFEEEHPDLAIFPDNGGPLSDGDKQSIYQHYRRGESVDALCKRYRRTKTSVYRIINEVRAEKIGALPLDYIDNELFSKPWAEKQILVAPPVVESSSKKARAPAGLPPYLAALYDEPLLTREQEQYLFRKFNFLKHKAARLRTGLDPTRAKSSLMDDVEKLYGEAVALKNGLIRANLRLVVSIAKRHVGPHENFFDLVSDGNMSLIRAVEKFDYARGNKFSTYATWAVMKNFARTIPDEIKRRDRFKTSVDEMFSSAEDRRTDQYELEQAQNQRESQIGRILENLDDREQSIIIKRFGLDHNQEPKTLKEVGDEMGVTKERVRQIEARALSKLRKAAEEYHVELPELGEE